One Rhizoctonia solani chromosome 3, complete sequence genomic region harbors:
- a CDS encoding peroxidase family 2 domain protein, which yields MRTTFFTLSLALVATSAAFPTSSGSGGSGCPFASSGSHTKRQGVTGFDPVKQKIDVSGEHEFRPPGPNDRRGPCAGLNALANHGFIPRSGVATLEQIVYASNDVFGMGTDAATIFTVQGIAHGGDIPRQTMSIGGPDPPPGLSGTHNQMEGDASPTRGDAYTNGGDSITLNMMHFKKLYNLIPEGKGASFDMEVMAKHRGWTRENSISTNPHYFTSPFAGLFVSTLTHFLSPALLSNHSAERPDGFLDHGVLKTFYGVTGDGDDLSYQPGQERIPENWYRRPDDYGLFTHIFPDMAKVAAGYPQFFSFGGNTGKPNSFAGANLDDLTGGAYNAKNLLEGNNLFCFA from the exons CGGCAGCGGATGTCCTTTTGCGAGCTCAGGCTCACATACCAAGCGCCAAGGCGTTACTGGCTTTGACCCAGTGAAGCAAAAGATCGATGTATCTGGAGAGCATGAGTTTCGACCACCCGGCCCTAACGATCGACGA GGCCCATGCGCAGGATTAAAT GCTTTGGCGAACCATGGTTTCATCCCTCGTAgtggtgtg GCGACACTCGAACAAATTGTTTACGCTAGTAACGACGTATTTGGAATGGGAACAGATGCAGCTACGATTTTTACAGTGCAAGGAA TCGCACACGGAGGTGACATCCCACGCCAAACTATGTCTATTG GTGGTCCCGACCCCCCGCCGGGTCTGAGCGGTACTCACAACCAAATGGAGGGAGATGCCTCTCCCACACGCGGGGACGCATACACGAATGGTGGCGACAGCATTACCCTCAACATGATGCACTTTAAGAAACTTTACAATCTAATTCCAG AGGGCAAGGGCGCGAGTTTTGATATGGAGGTAATGGCAAAGCATCGAGGGTGGACCCGGGAGAATTCTATTTCGAC TAACCCACA TTACTTTACTTCTCCA TTTGCTGGTCTTTTTGTATCAACACTCACGCATTTCTTGTCACCTGCATTGTTATCTAATCATTCGGCTGAGCGTCCGGATGGTTTCCTTGACCATGGTGTTCTGAAAACGTTTTATGGTGTGACTGGAGATGGAGATGACCTTTCGTACCAACCTGGGCAGGAG CGTATTCCCGAGAATTGGTATCGACGCCCAGATGACTATGGTCTTTTTACTCATATATTCCCGGATATGGCCAAGGTTGCCGCTGGATACCCTCAATTCTTTTCGTTTGGTGGAAAC ACGGGGAAACCTAATAGTTTTGCAGGAGCCAACTTGGATGATCTTACTGGTGGTGCTTATAATGCCAAGAACCTCTTAGAGGGCAATAATCTATTCTGTTTTGCGTAG